The Pseudomonas bijieensis DNA window CGGGTCTGTTCGTCCGGCGAAGGGCTCAGTTGCCCGCCCTGGAAATTGTAGAGTTGCGGGTTCCATTCCGCGGCCCAGCCGTTGGCTTGCCAGCGCTGGACTTCCGTGACAAAGCGCCGATCGCGAGCGGTGAAGTATTGCGCGCCCATGTCCAGGGCGCCGGCATCGCTGCGTTTGCTTGACATGCGTCCGCCACTGCCGTGGCTTTTATCGAAGAGTTGAACGATATGCCCGGCCTCCGTCAGGGCCTGGGCGGCTGAAAGTCCGGCGATGCCGGTGCCGATGATTGCGATAGGTACAGTCATGAGGGCCTCGTTTACCTTTCTGTACAGACTACGCCGTCGTTTAAACCTGTACAATTCGGGTTTTTGGTATAAGTTTTACCGTTCGCGTTTGGACAGGTTGTCCTATTGTTAAACACAGACCCTGTCCGATACGAAAAATCCCTGCTTATAAAAATAGACTAATGGGCCGGGTAAAACGCGATGCGAGGAACATCTCATGCACATATTGCTGACCGGCGGTACTGGTTTGATCGGACGTCAGCTCTGCCGCCTCTGGTTGGAGCAGGGACATCGCTTGACGGTATGGAGTCGCCGGCCTGAAGAGGTGGCGAAAATCTGTGGGGCACAAGTGCGCGGCGTTGCCAGGCTCGAGGACATCGATGTGCCGGTGGACGCGGTGATCAACCTCGCGGGAGCGCCCATTGCCGACCGGCCCTGGAGCCACAAACGCAAGATGTTGCTATGGAGCAGTCGCATCACATTGACGGAAGTTTTGCTGGCGTGGCTGGAGCGTTGCGAACAGAAACCGCAGGTGTTGATTTCCGGTTCGGCAGTGGGCTGGTACGGCGATGGTGGCGAGCGCGAGTTGACCGAGGAATCGGGACCGGTGAGCGAAGATTTTGCCAGTCAGTTGTGTATCGCCTGGGAAGAAACCGCGCAGCGGGCCGAGGCGCAGGGCATGCGCGTGGTACTGGTTCGTACCGGCCTGGTCCTGTCTGCCGAGGGCGGCTTTTTGTCGCGGCTGTTGCTGCCATTCAAACTGGCGCTGGGCGGGCGTATCGGCAATGGTCGGCAGTGGATGCCGTGGATTCATATTGACGATCAAATCGCCCTGATTGATTTTCTTCTGCACCGCTCTGATGCCAGCGGTCCTTATAATGCGTGCGCTCCTAACCCGGTGCGCAACCGCGATTTTGCCAAGGCCTTGGGGCGCGTGTTGCATCGGCCAGCCGTGGTGCCGATGCCGGAGCTTGCGTTGAAAGTCGCATTGGGGGAATTGTCACTGCTGTTGCTCGGCGGCCAGCGCGCCACGCCGGCCCGACTGCAGGCGGCGGGTTTCACATTCCGGTTCACTGATTTGCCCGCGGCCCTGGAAGACTTGTCCAGCCGCCTTTGAAATAGGACGTTGCATGACCGATCACGCGTTGCTTCTGGTGAATCTGGGTTCGCCTGCCTCCACTTCGGTGGCCGATGTGCGCCGCTACCTCAATCAATTCCTGATGGATCCGTATGTCATCGACTTGCCATGGCCGGTACGGCGCTTGCTGGTGTCGCTGATTCTGATCAAGCGTCCCGAGCAGTCGGCTCATGCCTACGCTTCGATCTGGTGGGAGGAGGGGTCGCCGTTGGTGGTGCTCAGTCGTCGGCTGCAACAGGCCATGACCGTGCAGTGGACCCAGGGCCCGGTGGAACTGGCGATGCGTTATGGCGAGCCGTCCATTGAATCGGCGCTGGTGCGCCTGGCGAGCCAGGGGCACAAAAAGATCACCCTGGCGCCGTTGTACCCGCAGTTCGCTGACAGTACCGTCACCACGGTGGTCGAGGAAGCGAAGCGGGTTGTGCGGGAAAAGAAGCTTAATGTGCAGTTCTCGATTCTCCAGCCGTTCTACGACCAGCCGGAGTACCTCGACGCCTTGGTGACCAGCGCCAAGCCCTACCTGATGCAGGATCACGATCACCTGCTGTTGAGTTTCCACGGCTTGCCCGAGCGACACCTGACCAAGCTCGACCCAACGGGGTTCCATTGCTTCAAGGATGCCGACTGCTGCAAGAACGCACCGCCGGAAGTCATGGCCACCTGTTACCGCGCCCAGTGCATTCGCACGGCCGAACAGTTCGCCCAGCGCATGGGGCTCAAGGAGGGCCAGTGGTCGGTGTCGTTCCAGTCGCGGCTGGGCCGTGCCAAGTGGATCGAACCCTACACCGAAGCGCGCCTGGATGAGTTGGCCAAAAGTGGCGTGAAGAAAGTCTTGGTGATGTGCCCGGCGTTCGTGGCCGATTGCATCGAGACCCTGGAGGAAATCGGCGATCGCGGGCGCGAGCAATTCCGCGCGGCAGGAGGGGAGGAGCTGGTGCTGGTGCCGTGTCTCAACGACGAGTCGCAGTGGGCGAAGGCGTTGAGTACGTTGTGTGAGCGGGCGCCCATCGCTTTGTGAAATTCAAGGGCCCCATCGCGAGCAGGCTCGCTCCCACAGTGGATCTCGAGTGATCACAAAACTGGTGTTCACAACAGATCCCATGTGGGAGCGAGCCTGCTCGCGATAGCTATCTGACTGACAACAAAACCTCAAGCTCGAATCAGATCAGCGGCTCATCCGCCTTCTTCTGCTTCCAGCTGTCATTGCCCGGCAGCAGCAGGTTCAGGGCGATCGCCACTACCGCGCACAGCGCAATGCCTTTGAGGCCGAAGTCGTCCGGGCCGGTGCCGGTGCCCACCAGTACACCGCCGATGCCGAACACCAGGGTCACCGAAACGATCACCAGGTTGCGGGCTTCGCCCAGGTCGATCTTGTGGCGGATCAAGGTGTTCATGCCCACCGCCGCGATCGAACCGAACAACAGGCACAGGATCCCGCCCATCACTGGCACCGGGATGCTTTGCAGCAGCGCGCCGAACTTGCCGATGAACGCCAGGCTGATGGCGAAGATCGCCGCCCAGGTCATGATCTTCGGGTTGTAGTTCTTGGTCAGCATCACCGCACCGGTCACTTCGGCGTAGGTGGTGTTGGGCGGGCCGCCGAACAGGCCGGCGGCGGTGGTGGCGAGGCCGTCACCGAGCAGGGTGCGATGCAGGCCGGGTTTTTTCAGGTAGTCGCGACCGGTCACGCTGCCCACGGCAATCACGCCGCCGATGTGCTCGATGGCTGGCGCCAGGGCCACCGGTACGATGAACAGGATCGCCTGCCAGTTGAATTCAGGTGCAGTGAAGTTTGGCAGGGCGAACCACGGCGCGGCGGCGATTTTCGCGGTATCCACCACACCGAAGAAAAACGCCATGGCAAAGCCCACCAGCACGCCGGAAATGATCGGCACCAGGCGGAAAATACCTTTGCCGAACACCGCGACGATCAGGGTGGTGAGCAGGGCTGGCATCGAAATCAGCATCGCGGTTTGATAATGAATCAGTTCGGTGCCGTCGCCGGCCTTGCCCATCGCCATGTTGGCCGCAATCGGCGCCATGGCCAGGCCGATGGAAATGATCACCGGGCCAATGACCACCGGCGGCAGTAGCCGGTCGATGAAGCCGGTGCCCTTGATCTTCACCGCCAGGCCCAGGAAGGTGTAGACGAAACCCGCCGCCATCACGCCACCCATGGTCGCGGCCAGGCCGAACTGGCCCTTGGCGAGGATGATCGGTGTGATGAAGGCAAAGCTCGACGCCAGGAACACCGGCACCTGGCGTCCAGTGACGATCTGGAACAGGATCGTCCCCAGGCCGGCGGTGAACAGCGCCACGTTAGGGTCCAGCCCGGTGATCAGCGGCATCAATACCAGCGCGCCGAAGGCGACGAACAGCATCTGCGCGCCGGACAGGACCTGGCGCCAGAGCGGGTCGTTGAACTCGTCCTGCATGCTCAAGCGTCCTTCTGCTTGGTGCCGAAGATCTTGTCGCCGGCATCGCCCAGGCCCGGGATGATGTAGCCATGCTCGTTGAGTTTCTGGTCGATGGACGCGGTGTAGATGGTCACATCCGGGTGGGCGTCCTGCACGGCCTTGATGCCTTCGGGCGCCGCGACCAGCACCATGGCGCGGATGTCCCGGCAACCGGCTTTTTTCAACAGGTCGATGGTGGCGACCATGGAGCTGCCGGTGGCGAGCATCGGGTCGATGATCATCGCCAGGCGCTCGTCGATTTCCGGCACCAGTTTTTCCAGGTAGGTGTGCGCCTGCAGGGTCTGCTCGTTGCGAGCCACGCCCACGGCGCTGACCTTGGCCCCGGGGATCAGGCTCAGTACGCCCTCGAGCATGCCGATGCCGGCGCGCAGGATCGGCACCACGGTGATCTTCTTGCCGGCGATTTTCTCGACCTGGACCGTACCGGCCCAACCGTCGATTTCATAGGACTCCAGGGGCAGGTCCTTGGTGGCTTCGTAGGTGAGCAGCGCACCGACTTCCTGGGCGAGTTCACGGAAGTTCTTCGTGCTAATGTCAGCGCGGCGCATCAGGCCGAGTTTGTGTCTGATCAGCGGATGGCGGATCTCGAGGATGGGCATGGGGAAGGCTCCGGCGGCGGGCAAAAAAACCGGCCTAGATTAATCTATCCGAGGGTGTTGTCCTATAGACAATACAGAACGTTAGTCCACAAACGCTTGATCTGGCCGGGCGGGATGCGTACCTTTGCCGGCTTTTCCGAACCCGTCCCCCTCAATCTCTCCTGGAGAGCGCCATGTCCGCTGATCTCGAGCATATCCGTCAAATCATGCGAGAGGCTGACTGCCTGTACACCGAAGCTGAAGTCGAAGCGGCCATCGCCCGTGTCGGTGCGCAAATCAACGACCAACTGGCGGATGCCAACCCGGTGGTGTTCTGCGTCATGAACGGCGGGCTGATTTTCTCCGGCAAGCTG harbors:
- the hemH gene encoding ferrochelatase, with protein sequence MTDHALLLVNLGSPASTSVADVRRYLNQFLMDPYVIDLPWPVRRLLVSLILIKRPEQSAHAYASIWWEEGSPLVVLSRRLQQAMTVQWTQGPVELAMRYGEPSIESALVRLASQGHKKITLAPLYPQFADSTVTTVVEEAKRVVREKKLNVQFSILQPFYDQPEYLDALVTSAKPYLMQDHDHLLLSFHGLPERHLTKLDPTGFHCFKDADCCKNAPPEVMATCYRAQCIRTAEQFAQRMGLKEGQWSVSFQSRLGRAKWIEPYTEARLDELAKSGVKKVLVMCPAFVADCIETLEEIGDRGREQFRAAGGEELVLVPCLNDESQWAKALSTLCERAPIAL
- a CDS encoding TIGR01777 family oxidoreductase — its product is MHILLTGGTGLIGRQLCRLWLEQGHRLTVWSRRPEEVAKICGAQVRGVARLEDIDVPVDAVINLAGAPIADRPWSHKRKMLLWSSRITLTEVLLAWLERCEQKPQVLISGSAVGWYGDGGERELTEESGPVSEDFASQLCIAWEETAQRAEAQGMRVVLVRTGLVLSAEGGFLSRLLLPFKLALGGRIGNGRQWMPWIHIDDQIALIDFLLHRSDASGPYNACAPNPVRNRDFAKALGRVLHRPAVVPMPELALKVALGELSLLLLGGQRATPARLQAAGFTFRFTDLPAALEDLSSRL
- a CDS encoding uracil-xanthine permease family protein — encoded protein: MQDEFNDPLWRQVLSGAQMLFVAFGALVLMPLITGLDPNVALFTAGLGTILFQIVTGRQVPVFLASSFAFITPIILAKGQFGLAATMGGVMAAGFVYTFLGLAVKIKGTGFIDRLLPPVVIGPVIISIGLAMAPIAANMAMGKAGDGTELIHYQTAMLISMPALLTTLIVAVFGKGIFRLVPIISGVLVGFAMAFFFGVVDTAKIAAAPWFALPNFTAPEFNWQAILFIVPVALAPAIEHIGGVIAVGSVTGRDYLKKPGLHRTLLGDGLATTAAGLFGGPPNTTYAEVTGAVMLTKNYNPKIMTWAAIFAISLAFIGKFGALLQSIPVPVMGGILCLLFGSIAAVGMNTLIRHKIDLGEARNLVIVSVTLVFGIGGVLVGTGTGPDDFGLKGIALCAVVAIALNLLLPGNDSWKQKKADEPLI
- the upp gene encoding uracil phosphoribosyltransferase produces the protein MPILEIRHPLIRHKLGLMRRADISTKNFRELAQEVGALLTYEATKDLPLESYEIDGWAGTVQVEKIAGKKITVVPILRAGIGMLEGVLSLIPGAKVSAVGVARNEQTLQAHTYLEKLVPEIDERLAMIIDPMLATGSSMVATIDLLKKAGCRDIRAMVLVAAPEGIKAVQDAHPDVTIYTASIDQKLNEHGYIIPGLGDAGDKIFGTKQKDA